A region of Phycisphaerae bacterium DNA encodes the following proteins:
- a CDS encoding sigma-70 family RNA polymerase sigma factor has protein sequence MGAGLGDAAGSQGLLAELCRKYWYPLYAYVRRRGYRREDAQDLTQEFFARFLERRYLGLADPRRGRFRTFLLASLQHFLNDEWDQARATKRGGGSTPFSWDAVQAEERYLREPADDLTPERAYERRWAVTLLSEVLARLQQEYIAAEKGPQFDVLNAYLSDIDEAAPYARIAGQLGLSENAARAAVFRLRTRYRQILLGEIARTVQDPGDVEDEICQLFAAFG, from the coding sequence CTGGGGGCGGGGCTCGGAGATGCCGCCGGTTCTCAGGGGCTGCTGGCCGAACTCTGCCGTAAGTACTGGTATCCGCTTTATGCCTACGTTCGGCGGCGGGGCTACCGCCGGGAGGACGCCCAGGACCTCACTCAGGAGTTCTTCGCCCGCTTCCTGGAGCGCAGGTACCTCGGCTTGGCCGATCCCCGGCGCGGCCGCTTTCGCACGTTTCTCCTCGCATCGCTCCAGCACTTCCTAAACGACGAATGGGACCAGGCCCGTGCGACCAAGCGCGGCGGTGGGAGCACGCCGTTTTCATGGGATGCCGTGCAGGCCGAGGAACGCTACCTTCGAGAGCCGGCCGACGATCTGACCCCCGAGCGGGCGTACGAGCGGCGCTGGGCGGTCACGCTGCTGAGTGAGGTCCTGGCCCGGCTGCAACAGGAGTACATTGCCGCGGAGAAAGGGCCTCAGTTCGACGTCTTGAACGCCTATCTTTCGGATATCGACGAGGCCGCGCCCTACGCCCGGATCGCCGGCCAGCTCGGCCTCTCCGAAAACGCCGCCCGAGCGGCCGTGTTCCGGCTGCGGACCCGATATCGCCAGATTCTGCTGGGTGAGATTGCCCGGACCGTCCAGGACCCCGGCGACGTGGAGGATGAGATCTGCCAGTTGTTCGCCGCATTCGGGTAA